The following are encoded together in the Pseudomonas xantholysinigenes genome:
- a CDS encoding GNAT family N-acetyltransferase → MTVILDDPSLRLVEHYRDDPHLRGALNALTQQTYGFDFEAWYQAGFWPDDHQPCSLVRAGKMLANASSNRLDFSFDGQHLRTVQIGTVMTVPDAQGNGYSRYLMERLVTRWAEHCDLLYLFANSTVLELYPKFGFRRVVEHEHYLPWSAPPCANSFKPVDLDNSEQRRQFMATVASSCPQARLSLQPHVSQTMFYCQGPYREALHYSTVHDAYVVVEHEQGRMVLAEVYCARPVALLEIVGELVRDETREVVLGFTPLQGEGFATRLVDNDDALFVWGSTATALEGQALMFPLLSHT, encoded by the coding sequence CCCAGCCTGCGCCTGGTCGAGCACTACCGCGACGACCCGCATCTGCGCGGCGCACTCAATGCCCTGACCCAACAGACCTACGGCTTCGATTTCGAGGCCTGGTACCAGGCCGGCTTCTGGCCGGACGACCACCAACCCTGCTCACTGGTGCGCGCGGGCAAGATGCTGGCCAACGCCTCGAGCAATCGGCTCGACTTCAGCTTCGACGGCCAGCACCTGCGCACCGTGCAGATCGGCACGGTGATGACCGTTCCCGATGCACAAGGCAACGGCTACAGCCGCTACCTGATGGAACGATTAGTGACGCGCTGGGCCGAGCACTGCGACCTGCTGTACCTGTTTGCCAACAGCACGGTGCTGGAGCTGTACCCCAAGTTCGGCTTTCGCCGGGTGGTCGAGCACGAGCATTACCTGCCGTGGTCGGCCCCACCCTGCGCCAACTCCTTCAAACCGGTTGACCTCGATAACAGCGAACAACGTCGACAGTTCATGGCAACGGTCGCCAGCAGTTGCCCACAGGCACGCTTGAGCCTGCAGCCGCATGTGTCGCAGACCATGTTCTATTGCCAGGGCCCGTACCGCGAGGCGTTGCACTATTCGACGGTGCATGACGCCTATGTGGTGGTGGAGCACGAGCAAGGCCGGATGGTGCTGGCCGAGGTGTACTGCGCACGGCCGGTCGCGTTGCTGGAGATTGTCGGGGAGTTGGTCCGCGACGAGACCCGCGAGGTAGTGCTGGGGTTCACGCCGTTGCAGGGCGAGGGGTTCGCCACGCGGCTTGTGGATAACGACGATGCGTTGTTTGTCTGGGGTTCGACGGCTACCGCATTGGAAGGGCAAGCGCTGATGTTCCCGTTGCTCTCACATACCTGA